In Papaver somniferum cultivar HN1 chromosome 1, ASM357369v1, whole genome shotgun sequence, a genomic segment contains:
- the LOC113357207 gene encoding homeobox-leucine zipper protein ATHB-21-like: protein MANWSYCSSRTPQILSPTSTTSGGEQQQQNYVSLVHDHRYLYESFGHPYPGYVGAEMMKLWSSSAYECGAENGVGGHDANINNQVETRRKMRLSSEQVDALERSFQEEIELDQQPGATLDERKNKVKLDPERKMKLSRELGLHPRQVAIWFQNRRARLKGKKIEELYNVLKQDFENVSKENQELKQEVMKLKSRLDDRESMQTSTRYVMLPREANHHDKFVDDSTSTRISANHPNNISGSSTYLFGEDYYSTMSSLPYFDVPHCYPSSQ from the exons ATGGCTAATTGGAGTTATTGCAGTAGTAGGACTCCTCAAATTCTTTCCCCAACTAGTACGACATCAGGAGGAGAGCAACAACAGCAGAATTATGTGTCACTTGTTCATGATCATCGCTACCTCTATGAATCCTTTGGTCACCCATATCCAG GATATGTAGGAGCAGAGATGATGAAGCTTTGGTCTAGTAGTGCGTATGAATGCGGAGCTGAAAATGGTGTGGGAGGTCATGATGCAAACATCAACAACCAAgtggagacgaggaggaagatgCGGTTGTCTAGTGAACAAGTAGATGCGTTGGAGAGGAGTTTCCAAGAGGAGATAGAGCTGGATCAACAGCCGGGTGCTACCCTCGACGAAAGGAAGAATAAGGTAAAGCTGGACCCGGAAAGGAAAATGAAGCTGTCGAGGGAATTAGGTCTGCATCCTCGCCAAGTAGCTATATGGTTTCAAAATCGACGTGCCAGgcttaaaggaaagaaaattgaaGAACTATACAATGTACTTAAGCAGGATTTTGAGAATGTCTCGAAGGAAAATCAGGAACTCAAACAAGAG GTTATGAAACTAAAAAGCAGACTTGACGATCGGGAGTCTATGCAAACATCCACACGATACGTAATGTTACCAAGGGAAGCTAATCATCATGATAAATTTGTCGATGACAGCACAAGCACAAGGATTTCTGCCAACCATCCAAACAATATTTCAGGGTCCAGTACTTATTTGTTTGGCGAGGACTATTATTCGACAATGTCTTCACTTCCTTATTTTGATGTTCCTCACTGTTATCCCTCATCACAGTGA